One Candidatus Sulfurimonas baltica DNA segment encodes these proteins:
- the tuf gene encoding elongation factor Tu yields the protein MAKAKFERNKPHVNIGTIGHVDHGKTTLTAAITAVLAVTNGAELMDYDAIDNAPEERERGITIATSHVEYETDIRHYAHVDCPGHADYVKNMITGAAQMDGAILVVSAADGPMPQTREHILLSKQIGVPALVVFMNKEDMVDDEELLELVEMEIRELLDMYDFPGDDTPITTGSATLALAEAKTGTLGEWSAKIQKLMKTVDEFIPEPPRETDKDFLMPVEDVFSISGRGTVVTGRIERGTVKIGDPIEIVGIRDTQNTTVTGIEMFRKEMTEALAGDNCGILVRGIGKDDVERGQVLCKPKTINPHTKFTAEIYVLSKDEGGRHTPFFTNYRPQFYVRTTDVTGAITLPEGTEMVMPGDNVSITVDLIHPIAMEKGTKFAIREGGRTVGAGVVAEILA from the coding sequence ATGGCAAAAGCAAAATTTGAACGTAACAAACCGCATGTTAACATAGGTACTATTGGTCACGTTGATCATGGTAAAACAACATTAACAGCAGCAATTACTGCAGTACTAGCAGTAACTAACGGTGCAGAGCTTATGGATTACGATGCAATCGATAACGCTCCAGAAGAGAGAGAGCGTGGTATTACTATCGCTACTTCACATGTAGAGTACGAAACAGATATTCGTCACTATGCACACGTTGACTGTCCAGGTCACGCGGATTATGTTAAGAACATGATTACTGGTGCTGCTCAAATGGATGGTGCAATTCTAGTTGTATCTGCAGCAGATGGCCCAATGCCACAAACACGTGAGCATATTCTTCTTTCTAAGCAAATTGGTGTTCCTGCCCTAGTTGTTTTTATGAATAAAGAAGATATGGTTGATGATGAAGAGTTATTAGAGTTAGTTGAGATGGAAATTCGTGAACTTTTAGACATGTATGATTTCCCAGGTGACGATACTCCAATCACTACAGGTTCTGCAACTTTAGCTCTTGCTGAAGCTAAAACTGGTACTCTTGGTGAATGGTCTGCAAAGATTCAAAAACTAATGAAAACAGTAGATGAGTTCATTCCTGAACCACCTCGTGAAACAGATAAAGACTTCTTAATGCCTGTTGAGGACGTTTTCTCAATCTCTGGTCGTGGTACAGTTGTTACTGGACGTATCGAGCGTGGAACAGTTAAAATTGGTGATCCAATTGAAATCGTTGGTATTAGAGATACTCAAAATACAACTGTAACTGGTATTGAAATGTTCCGTAAAGAGATGACAGAAGCTCTTGCTGGTGATAACTGTGGAATCCTTGTTCGTGGTATCGGTAAAGATGATGTTGAGCGTGGTCAAGTTCTTTGTAAACCAAAGACTATCAATCCTCATACTAAGTTTACAGCTGAAATCTATGTACTAAGTAAAGATGAGGGTGGTCGTCATACACCATTCTTCACAAACTATCGTCCACAATTCTATGTACGTACTACAGACGTTACAGGTGCTATCACTTTACCAGAAGGTACAGAGATGGTTATGCCAGGTGACAATGTTAGTATTACTGTTGATTTGATTCACCCAATCGCTATGGAAAAAGGTACTAAGTTCGCTATTCGTGAGGGTGGAAGAACTGTTGGTGCTGGTGTTGTAGCTGAGATTCTTGCTTAA
- the secE gene encoding preprotein translocase subunit SecE — MNLNTHIKNARLELSKVIFPTKGQVKQAYISVVIVVTVIAAFLALVDLVMSSFMSAILG; from the coding sequence ATGAATTTAAATACACATATAAAAAATGCAAGATTAGAACTAAGCAAGGTTATCTTTCCTACAAAAGGACAAGTTAAGCAAGCTTATATTTCAGTTGTAATAGTCGTGACAGTTATAGCTGCTTTTTTAGCTTTAGTTGACTTGGTTATGTCATCGTTTATGTCAGCAATTTTAGGTTAA
- the nusG gene encoding transcription termination/antitermination protein NusG: protein MENTTSKHQWYSIQTYGSEKAVRIALLNIIEEMGLQEFITDVIVPTEDVIEVKDGKKKISERSLYSGYVFARIDLNTEIQHLIQSIPKVSGFIGEGNTPTPLSEHDINVILDRVNNRAAPKPKVFFDNGETVRITDGPFANFTATVDEYDLEHGTLKLNVLIFGRATPVDISYTQVEKII, encoded by the coding sequence GTGGAAAATACAACAAGTAAGCACCAGTGGTACTCTATACAAACATACGGAAGTGAAAAAGCTGTTCGCATCGCTCTACTTAATATAATTGAAGAGATGGGTTTGCAAGAGTTTATAACAGATGTAATAGTTCCAACGGAAGATGTTATTGAAGTTAAAGATGGTAAGAAAAAAATATCTGAGCGCTCTTTATACTCAGGTTATGTTTTTGCAAGAATTGACTTAAATACTGAAATTCAACATCTTATACAAAGTATTCCAAAAGTATCAGGGTTCATTGGTGAAGGAAATACACCTACACCATTAAGTGAACATGATATTAATGTAATACTTGACCGTGTTAATAATCGTGCAGCACCTAAACCAAAAGTATTTTTTGACAATGGTGAGACAGTGCGTATAACAGATGGCCCTTTTGCAAACTTTACTGCAACAGTAGATGAGTATGACTTAGAGCATGGAACTCTAAAGCTTAATGTTTTAATTTTTGGTAGAGCAACTCCGGTTGATATCTCTTACACTCAAGTTGAAAAAATAATTTAA
- the rpmG gene encoding 50S ribosomal protein L33 yields the protein MREAIHLGCEKCTRRNYHTTKNKKTHTEKFSVNKYCKFCREHTVHKEMKL from the coding sequence ATGAGAGAAGCAATACATTTAGGATGTGAAAAGTGTACTCGTCGTAACTATCACACAACTAAAAACAAAAAAACTCATACTGAAAAATTTTCAGTAAATAAATATTGCAAGTTTTGTCGTGAGCATACTGTTCACAAAGAGATGAAACTGTAA
- a CDS encoding site-specific integrase, translating to MLLVTNKIAYMSIAINENVYYLEGVNKYYKYLKLIKCNALLTIENKLNSLYHFWLWSLSNDVEFDEDLQLYFARYLLALEEGFKITNISYLYEYNEDIEVLVFESKPKQSSTIEKEKRAVESFFKYMGTFKSKDYNLEKNFLSYNKQAKYNKGSSYGLKMSKYMQNILLDDVSVLASKNTNIKGDIKAFPFKLFDDLLLLAKPRERLLYLLYGTCAARLNQGLNLTYYDIDYASQNVWLIDPKSNNQLGYHGLSRKQFLHEIYNIDIETHPIHNKFNFKYPIPTNYKSRMPLFWLNSNYRKIFFDTLVEYSPLPESLRKPRHPFFFVRSSGKRLSSDEVYKSFKKHLQILSKKYPEYAYRLDGLGIHSLRHMFGSVMATIEAKLIMSGQPEKAHHIKWFTSNAMGHSNLSSTEIYFNRPWDVEIELGEFVQSLIESMQDSEYEPLTSNRRKKW from the coding sequence ATGTTATTAGTTACAAATAAAATTGCCTATATGAGTATTGCTATAAATGAGAATGTTTACTACTTGGAAGGTGTAAATAAGTATTACAAATATCTGAAGTTAATAAAATGTAATGCGTTGTTGACAATAGAAAATAAATTAAATTCCTTATATCATTTCTGGCTGTGGTCTTTAAGCAACGATGTTGAATTTGACGAAGATTTACAGCTATATTTTGCTAGATATTTATTAGCGCTTGAAGAAGGTTTTAAAATTACGAATATATCTTATCTTTATGAATATAATGAAGATATTGAAGTTTTAGTTTTTGAGTCCAAACCAAAGCAATCATCAACAATTGAAAAAGAGAAAAGAGCAGTAGAATCTTTTTTTAAATATATGGGTACTTTCAAATCAAAAGACTATAATCTTGAAAAAAACTTTCTGTCATACAACAAACAAGCCAAGTATAATAAAGGCTCTAGTTATGGTTTGAAAATGTCAAAGTACATGCAAAATATTTTATTGGATGATGTTTCAGTTTTAGCATCAAAGAATACAAATATCAAAGGCGATATAAAAGCTTTTCCATTTAAACTATTTGATGATTTATTATTGCTTGCAAAGCCAAGAGAACGCTTGTTATATCTTTTATATGGCACATGTGCAGCTAGATTGAATCAGGGTCTTAATCTTACTTACTATGACATCGATTATGCTTCTCAAAATGTTTGGTTAATTGACCCAAAATCGAACAATCAATTGGGTTATCACGGGTTGAGTAGAAAGCAATTTTTACACGAGATTTATAATATAGATATAGAGACTCATCCAATTCACAACAAATTTAATTTCAAATATCCTATACCAACTAATTATAAAAGCCGAATGCCGCTTTTTTGGCTAAACAGTAATTATCGAAAAATATTTTTTGATACATTAGTAGAATACTCTCCTTTACCTGAATCATTAAGAAAACCGAGGCATCCTTTCTTTTTTGTCCGTTCATCAGGCAAACGATTGTCATCCGATGAAGTATATAAGTCTTTTAAAAAACATCTTCAAATTTTAAGTAAGAAATATCCAGAATATGCATATAGATTGGATGGACTTGGAATTCACTCATTACGGCATATGTTCGGAAGTGTGATGGCAACTATTGAAGCAAAGTTAATTATGAGCGGGCAGCCTGAAAAGGCACATCATATTAAGTGGTTCACTAGTAATGCAATGGGACATTCTAATCTATCAAGTACAGAAATATATTTTAATCGTCCCTGGGATGTTGAAATTGAACTTGGGGAGTTTGTTCAATCACTCATAGAATCAATGCAAGACAGTGAATATGAACCACTTACAAGTAACAGGAGAAAAAAATGGTAA
- the yaaA gene encoding peroxide stress protein YaaA, whose translation MFKILFSPAEGKISGGRENAKELLGSNSARENILHEYNNILKCGDEETIKELFGFKKFSDCEPYITDIFNSPLMSAVERYQGVAYEYLDFDSLDKNGQEYTKSNTIIFSNLYGPILGGDTNYI comes from the coding sequence ATGTTTAAAATATTATTTTCTCCCGCCGAAGGAAAAATAAGCGGAGGCAGAGAAAATGCAAAAGAGTTGCTCGGTTCAAATAGTGCTAGAGAAAATATTTTACATGAATATAACAACATTCTTAAATGTGGTGATGAAGAAACCATAAAAGAGCTATTTGGATTTAAAAAGTTTAGTGACTGTGAACCTTACATAACTGATATATTTAATTCGCCACTTATGAGTGCAGTTGAGAGATATCAAGGTGTAGCTTATGAGTATCTTGATTTTGATTCGCTCGATAAGAATGGACAAGAGTACACAAAGTCAAACACAATAATTTTTTCAAACCTTTATGGCCCCATACTTGGCGGCGATACAAACTATATATAA
- the rplK gene encoding 50S ribosomal protein L11, with protein MAKKIASYIKLHINAGAATPAPPVGPALGQRGVNIMEFTKAFNEKTKDKMGFKVPVIITVYTDKSFTFITKQPPASALLMHAAGLKKGTDNPLKNIVGKITRAQLMEVVDKKIKDLNTDDREMAAHTLAGSARSIGIQVVD; from the coding sequence ATGGCAAAAAAAATTGCAAGCTATATTAAGCTACACATTAATGCAGGTGCAGCAACACCTGCACCACCAGTAGGACCAGCTTTAGGACAACGTGGTGTTAACATCATGGAATTTACTAAAGCATTCAATGAAAAAACAAAAGATAAAATGGGATTCAAAGTTCCTGTTATTATCACTGTTTATACTGATAAGAGTTTTACTTTTATCACTAAGCAACCACCAGCATCAGCTTTATTGATGCATGCTGCAGGACTTAAAAAAGGTACAGATAATCCACTTAAAAACATAGTTGGAAAAATCACTCGTGCACAATTAATGGAAGTTGTAGATAAAAAAATTAAAGATTTAAATACAGATGACAGAGAGATGGCAGCTCATACTTTAGCTGGTTCTGCTCGTTCAATTGGTATTCAAGTAGTAGATTAA